The DNA region TGAGTTCGGCCAGTGCGCTGCGCGTAGCGGGTTGTAGCACGGCTTCTTCAAGGACTTCGTGGTTCATGCGCTTTTCCTCGGATTCAGTCGCAACAGCAGTGAACGCGCAAGATCGCGCAAGGCGGGTGTCATCGTGATCGACCAGGCGACATTGGCGCCGACCATCAATACGCCGGCGACAATCGCCGCCGCGAGACCCGGCAGGAAACCGGCAAGCCATAGGCTCGCCAGCAGGAAAGCGAGGTGAGCGAGCATGTCGAGCGCGATCTGCCGCGCGTGAATCGCCGACAGGCGCAGCAGCACGGCGTAGTCGAACAGCGCCCGGCCGGCCACGGCCACCGCGGCGCCCGTGAGACCGAAATGCGTGATGCCGAACCACAACGCGCCTGCAAACAGGGGCAATTCGAATAAACCAACGCGCGCGGCGGTGGCCGGATTGACCTGCGACTGGATCAGAATCCGCGTGACGTTCGCCTGACCGACGAGCCACACGGCAACGATCATGATGCGGCCCACAGGCGCCGCCACGGTGGCGATTTCACTGCCCACCCACAGATGCAGGAACGGTTCGAGCACCAGCATCGCCACCAGCGCGACCGGCGTGAACACGCCGTTGAGAAACTCGAGCGACTGCCGGGTGATGGTGTCGGCGTCGGCACGTCCCACTGCGGAGAGGCGCGGAAACAACGTGCGCACCAGCGCCGTCGGCACGATGTTCAGACGTGTCACGAGGTTTTGCGGCACCGTGTAATACGTGACGAACCGCGCGCCGAGACTCGTGCCGAGCATCACGCGGTCGAGCGAGTCGGCGATCATGGTGGTGACGCTGG from Paraburkholderia aromaticivorans includes:
- a CDS encoding flippase, translated to MDKGILRNVAINFFGLVLPTFVSLVTVPSYIKLLGVERYGVISLVWTLIGYFGILDLGMSMAAQNHISKARASGDKDESDRVFWSATWLNLATGVIGGLIIYFGAFLYTAYFTKVSPELQHEVYMALPWLAVAIPIANVSWVFAGAINGAERFGVYNTNQTIGTFLFQLLPLGAALWMGATLQNVLAAAVFARIVAALLLGRSALKVLEIRRVLPPQFGVAKGLFNFGGWMLIASVTTMIADSLDRVMLGTSLGARFVTYYTVPQNLVTRLNIVPTALVRTLFPRLSAVGRADADTITRQSLEFLNGVFTPVALVAMLVLEPFLHLWVGSEIATVAAPVGRIMIVAVWLVGQANVTRILIQSQVNPATAARVGLFELPLFAGALWFGITHFGLTGAAVAVAGRALFDYAVLLRLSAIHARQIALDMLAHLAFLLASLWLAGFLPGLAAAIVAGVLMVGANVAWSITMTPALRDLARSLLLRLNPRKSA